The DNA region TAGAGGGAGGACATCCATCCTTAAGGATAGAAGATCTGGCAAAAAGACTTATGGTTTTTGGATCTTGTAAAGAAGTAGGGGGTTATGAGGAAATAGATTGGGAAATAAAGGAAGATGTATGGAAAAAATCTAAAATTGTAAATAGCATGATAAATCTTGGTAAATTTCTGGGTGAAAAGAAATTACTTTCTGAACCTGTAGAAATAAGAAATTTAGTAAAAGATGAAAATCTTGCAAAACTCATCGTTAGGCTTGTGAATTATTCAAGACAAGCAGAAGGAGCCTTTATGGCTTTTGAGCCCGAAATAAAACCTCCTAAAGAGTTAAACTTCATGAATGGGATATTTATAGTCACCTGCTCTGGAAAATACGGTACAGTAAAAAGTAACTTATCCTATAAAGATTTAGCACCTATCATTCCCTTAAAAAACGGTAAGGTTGGAGTATTTAAAAAAGAAAAGGAAGAAACCATTGGTCCATCTGTAGAAGCAGAGGAATTTACTCTGCCCCTTTTGGAGATGAAAGAAAAACTTGATTACCTACCCATAATAGGAGTGGTTCATTTACATAGAGGATATAAGATTTTAAATCCTTCCTCAAAATTTTTTTATATACCTATAGATATAAGAGAGTATCCTCCTGTGGGATGTGGTGTAGATCTCATGCAAGAAATGAGTAAGTATGCCATGAAAAAAGCAGTGGAAATCTGGGAAGAAAGAAAAAAATTACCTTATTTTGCCCTCTTTTATGTACCTAATCATGGAACAAATATATTTATTTTTCCTAAGGACAACTTCAATATTTATGAAGATCCTTTTTACTACTTTAAAGAAAGTGTGGATTTAAAGGAACTCATTTTCACAGATGTTCCTCAGGTGTAGCCAATATTTTAATAATTTTTTGCATAAAGTTATTAAAAAATTTTAATAATTTCAAAATGAAATTACCCCCTTTACAAAATTGTTTCCTTATGATATTATTTTTTACACGAAAGGACCTGGAGCATGGTCCAGATATAAATTTACCCCAAAATAGGAGGTGTAAAAATGAGGGGTAAAGTTTTAGGGGTGTTTTTAACAGTTTTACTTTTGACCCTTCTACTTGTACCTTCCACATTAGGTCAGGTTTCTTTACCACGTAATGAAACAGTTTATACCGTTGGAGCACTTTGGTCTGCAACCACCTACAGTTTATATGCACCTTCTTCCACCTATGGTACTGAGCATTTCTTGTACATGCCACTTTTCATCTACAGCAATATGAAAGATGGATGGCTACCAGTACTTGCCGAATCCTTCACAGCAGTGAATAAGAGAACACTAAGAGTAAAAATCAGAGATATTGCAAAATGGAGCGATGGTACTCCAATTACTGCTGATGATGTAGTGTTCACCTTCAACTGCACAAAAGAGGTAGGATTTGGACCTGGTAATGGATGGTGGGATTACATCCAAACAGTAAGAGCAGTAGACAATAAGACAGTAGAATTTGTAATGAGACCAGATGCACAAAACTATGCCTCTTTCTTAGGATATGCCTTCACTACAAGGATTGTTCCAAAACATGTTTATGAGCCTCTATTAAAGCAAGGCGTACAAGCAGTAAAAGATTTCCAGAACAATGATCCTGCAAAACAGGTAGTTTCTGGACCATATAAACTCTACTACACAGATCCCAACATTGTAGTATATGGAAGAATTGATGATTGGTGGGGCAAAGCAGTATTTGGGCTTCCTGTTCCTAAATACATTGCTAATGTAATTTATAGAGATAATGCTGTAGCAAACTTAGACTTTGAGAAAGGAAATGCTGACTGGGCAGGAGTCTTTATACCCGATGTAAGTTCCCTCTGGACTCAGAAGAAGCTCCCCATTGGAACTTGGTTCAAGAACAAACCATACTACATGCCAGATGGTCTTGATCTTCTCTACATCAGCTACTACAATCCATTACTCAAGGATCCTGCAGTGAGAAAAGCTATAGCTTATGCAATACCATATAAAGAGATGCTTGATAAAGCATACTTTGGCTATGGTAACCAAGCTCATCCATCAATGGTAATAGACGACTTTGAAGCATACAGAGAATACATTGATCAAGCTTATGCAAAATATGTATGGGGTTCTCCCGATGGAAAACCTAAGACAGATCTTAAGAAAGCAAATGAAATACTTGACAAGGCTGGATATAAGAGAGGAAAAGATGGTATAAGAATCAGTCCAGATGGAAAGAGAATGGGTACTTTCACTATTCAAGTTCCAAATGGATGGACCGACTGGATGATGATGTGTGAAATGATGGCAGCAAACATGAGAGAAATTGGGCTCGACGTAAAGACCGAATTCCCAGACTTCTCTGTATGGTGGACCAGATGGACTCAAGGAACCTTTGACTTCATCCTTGGATGGTCTGCAGGCCCTGGTTTTGATCATCCATGGAACGTCTACAGATTAGTATTAGATCCAGCCCTTTACAAACCATTTGGTCAAGATCAGTATGGTAACTTTGAAAGATATAACAATCCAGAGGTTGGCAAACTCTTAGATAAGATTGCTGCAACCCTTGATCCAAAGGTCAAGAAGACATTATTCTATCAATTACAAAGAATAATCTACAGAGATCTCCCAGCAATTCCACTCTTCTATGGAGCTCACTGGTATGAATACAACGAAACTGTATGGACTGGATGGCCCAACGAAAGCAGACCATGGTGGTACCCAGCTGCTCCTTGGAGCAACATGGCACTACCAATACTCTTTGGCATAGCTCCAAAAGGACAAACACCTAAGGTGCCAGCTTGGGTAGAGTTCAAAGCAAAAGGCGGTCTCCTTATACCAACCAACGACGTCCTCAATGCATTAGCAAAGGCAAAATAAATTTAAAGGAGAACTTTATGGGCCATGCTCTAAGGTCCTAACCGAGAATCAGAATATAAACCCCCCGGAAAAATCCGGGGGGTTATTTAGTTAAAATATAAAGCAAGATAAAGGAGGCTTAAGAGTAAATGCCGAAAACAGCTATGAAACCTTTTTTAAAGTACATAGGACGAAGGCTCTTCTTCCTAATACTCACATACTTTGTGGCAATTACCATAATATTTATCTTGCCAAGAGCCATTCCAGGAAATCCATTAGCGGTTATCCTCCAGCGTATAGCAGTACAGGGAGCAAGTAATCCAGAGACCATGTCAAATGTACAAAAAACTATGATGGAAGAATTTGGTTTTAACAAACCCATTCATATTCAATATCTAAATTTTTTAGGACGTCTTTTTAAGGGAGATCTAGGAACGTCTATTCACTATTATCCTAAAAAGTGTATTGATGTCTTAGCTCCCTTTATTCCATGGACCTTATTTTTATTAATACCCGCCACATTAACCGCTTGGATTATTGGGAATACCCTTGGTGCTATTGCTGGAAACAAGAGAGGAACCTGGATTGACAATATTGTGCTTAATTCTTCCCTTGTTATAAGTCAAATTCCTTATTACTGGTTAGGAATGCTCTTAATTTATACCCTTGCTGTTAAGCTAAAGATTTTCCCCAATCAAGGGGGATACTCTCAAGGACTAATACCAAATCTTTCTCTAACTTTTATCTTAGATGTGCTTTATCATTACATTCTCCCCTTTCTTTCCATAGTGATTGCAGCTATTGGGGGCTGGGCGATTGGAACAAGACTTTTGGTTATATACGAATTAGATGCGGATTATACGGTGTTTGCAGTAAATTTAGGAATGAGGGATAACACTGTATTCAAATATGTCTTTAGAAATATATTACTACCTCAAATTACTGGTTTAGCTCTAAATTTAGGATCTGCTCTTGGTGGTGCCCTGATAACTGAACTTATTTTTAACTATCCCGGAACAGGATATATCCTTTTTAGAGCATTAAGTACCCTTGATTACACGTTAATTCAAGCGATTTTTGTAATCTTAATTGTAGCTATATACTTGGCTAACTTTATTGTGGACTTTGTGTATGCCATTGTGGATCCAAGAATAAGATTAGGACAAGGAGAGGGAAGCTAAAATGTGGAAACAAATGATAAGACCATTATTTAAAAGTCCAAAATTTATTGTGGGAGCGACTATTTTCTTATTAATTGTTTTAATGGCTATATTAGGTCCAATTGTTTACCCAAAAGATCCAACATCCTTTGCAGGAATACCAGAACAACCTCCAAGTAAGCAGTACCCCTTAGGAACCGATACCTATGGTGGAGATCTATTAGCAAAGGTTCTAAATGGAACTAGATCATCCCTATACATAGGATTTTTAGTAGCTATAATTTCTATGAGTATAGGACTTCTTGTAGGAACATTCTCTGCTATTAAAGGCGGTATTATTGATGATATTTTAATGGGTTTAACAAATATAGTTTTAACAATACCAAGTATTCTCCTTGCTATTTTAATTGCAAGTTATTTAAACATAAGAAGTTTAGAAGTTATTGCTGTCATACTGGGAATACTCTCTTGGCCTTGGTTTGCAAGAGCCATACGTGCCCAACTTATGAGTTTAATAAATAGAGAGTATGTCTATCTCTCAAGACTTGCAGGGTATGGAGACTTTAGACTCGCAATAGAGGATTTGATTCCTGCAATTGCAACCTATACCTTTATGGCATTTATTCTCTTTATCAATGGTGGGATTTTGGGAGAAGCAGGATTAAGCCTTATTGGATTAGGTCCTACAAAGGGAGTAACCCTTGGTATAGTTCTCCAATGGGCTGTCCTAATGGAAGCAATAAGGAGAGGACTTTGGTGGTGGTTTATCCCACCAGGAGTTATCATAGTTGCTCTCACTTCCTCTCTTCTAATCATTACCACAGCAATGGATGAAGTATTCAATCCAAAACTGAGAGAGAGGTGATAAAAATATGAAAGGCACTTTAATAATCAATTTAGACAATGTAAAAGCCTATTATGCAAGAGGAGATACCTATGTAAAAGCGGTAGATGGGGTCACATTAAACGTATATAAAGGGGAAGTGGTGGGCATTGTAGGGGAAAGTGGTTCTGGAAAATCCACCCTTTCTAATGTTATGATCATGAACATAAAAAAACCATTAACTTTTATTGATGGAAAAGTCACCTTAAATGCAGGAGCAGATTTCTTAGAGCTAAACAAAATGCCAAGACAAGAACTTCAAAAAATCGTCTGGGGAAGAGAGACCTCCATAGTTCCCCAAGCTGCAATGAATGCCCTTATGCCAACTAAAAAGATAAGAGATTTTATATCGGACTTAGTTAAAGACCATTTTGAAAGAGCCCTTAACGAGGAGGAGATTGTAGAAAGAGCAAAACAAAGATTTACCGATGTAGGAATAAGCCCTAATGACATATATAGATACCCCTTTGAGCTTTCGGGGGGAATGAGACAGAGAGCAGTAATAGCCATTGCAACATTACTAAACCCAAGACTTTTAATATGTGACGAGCCTACTTCAGCCTTAGATGTGGCAAACCAAAAACTGGTTCTAAAAACATTGGAACAATTAAGAAAAAGAGAAATTGTAGAATCCATTGTCTTTATTACCCATGATATTGCCACGGTAAGACAGATTGCCACAAGAATGGTAGTTATGTATGCTGGAAAAATTGTTGAAAATAGCTCAGTAGATGATATCATAAAAGATCCATTACATCCCTACAC from Dictyoglomus turgidum DSM 6724 includes:
- a CDS encoding ABC transporter substrate-binding protein, encoding MRGKVLGVFLTVLLLTLLLVPSTLGQVSLPRNETVYTVGALWSATTYSLYAPSSTYGTEHFLYMPLFIYSNMKDGWLPVLAESFTAVNKRTLRVKIRDIAKWSDGTPITADDVVFTFNCTKEVGFGPGNGWWDYIQTVRAVDNKTVEFVMRPDAQNYASFLGYAFTTRIVPKHVYEPLLKQGVQAVKDFQNNDPAKQVVSGPYKLYYTDPNIVVYGRIDDWWGKAVFGLPVPKYIANVIYRDNAVANLDFEKGNADWAGVFIPDVSSLWTQKKLPIGTWFKNKPYYMPDGLDLLYISYYNPLLKDPAVRKAIAYAIPYKEMLDKAYFGYGNQAHPSMVIDDFEAYREYIDQAYAKYVWGSPDGKPKTDLKKANEILDKAGYKRGKDGIRISPDGKRMGTFTIQVPNGWTDWMMMCEMMAANMREIGLDVKTEFPDFSVWWTRWTQGTFDFILGWSAGPGFDHPWNVYRLVLDPALYKPFGQDQYGNFERYNNPEVGKLLDKIAATLDPKVKKTLFYQLQRIIYRDLPAIPLFYGAHWYEYNETVWTGWPNESRPWWYPAAPWSNMALPILFGIAPKGQTPKVPAWVEFKAKGGLLIPTNDVLNALAKAK
- a CDS encoding ABC transporter permease, with the translated sequence MPKTAMKPFLKYIGRRLFFLILTYFVAITIIFILPRAIPGNPLAVILQRIAVQGASNPETMSNVQKTMMEEFGFNKPIHIQYLNFLGRLFKGDLGTSIHYYPKKCIDVLAPFIPWTLFLLIPATLTAWIIGNTLGAIAGNKRGTWIDNIVLNSSLVISQIPYYWLGMLLIYTLAVKLKIFPNQGGYSQGLIPNLSLTFILDVLYHYILPFLSIVIAAIGGWAIGTRLLVIYELDADYTVFAVNLGMRDNTVFKYVFRNILLPQITGLALNLGSALGGALITELIFNYPGTGYILFRALSTLDYTLIQAIFVILIVAIYLANFIVDFVYAIVDPRIRLGQGEGS
- a CDS encoding ABC transporter permease is translated as MWKQMIRPLFKSPKFIVGATIFLLIVLMAILGPIVYPKDPTSFAGIPEQPPSKQYPLGTDTYGGDLLAKVLNGTRSSLYIGFLVAIISMSIGLLVGTFSAIKGGIIDDILMGLTNIVLTIPSILLAILIASYLNIRSLEVIAVILGILSWPWFARAIRAQLMSLINREYVYLSRLAGYGDFRLAIEDLIPAIATYTFMAFILFINGGILGEAGLSLIGLGPTKGVTLGIVLQWAVLMEAIRRGLWWWFIPPGVIIVALTSSLLIITTAMDEVFNPKLRER
- a CDS encoding ABC transporter ATP-binding protein; this translates as MKGTLIINLDNVKAYYARGDTYVKAVDGVTLNVYKGEVVGIVGESGSGKSTLSNVMIMNIKKPLTFIDGKVTLNAGADFLELNKMPRQELQKIVWGRETSIVPQAAMNALMPTKKIRDFISDLVKDHFERALNEEEIVERAKQRFTDVGISPNDIYRYPFELSGGMRQRAVIAIATLLNPRLLICDEPTSALDVANQKLVLKTLEQLRKREIVESIVFITHDIATVRQIATRMVVMYAGKIVENSSVDDIIKDPLHPYTKGLLLSVVTPEPEVKKRGISYIPGTPPDLANPPHGCRFHTRCPYKMPICEEQEPALKKIDTNREVACFLFNK